From Mus musculus strain C57BL/6J chromosome 8, GRCm38.p6 C57BL/6J, a single genomic window includes:
- the Smpd3 gene encoding sphingomyelin phosphodiesterase 3, with amino-acid sequence MVLYTTPFPNSCLSALHAVSWALIFPCYWLVDRLLASFIPTTYEKRQRADDPCCLQLFCTVLFTPVYLALLVAALPFAFLGFIFWSPLQSARRPYSYSRLEDKNPAGGAALLSEWKGTGAGKSFCFATANVCLLPDSLARLNNVFNTQARAKEIGQRIRNGAARPQIKIYIDSPTNTSISAASFSSLVSPQGGDGSRAVPGSIKRTASVEYKGDGGRHPSDEAANGPASGEQADGSLEDSCIVRIGGEEGGRPQEADDPAAGSQARNGAGGTPKGQTPNHNQRDGDSGSLGSPSASRESLVKARAGQDSGGSGEPGANSKLLYKTSVVKKAAARRRRHPDEAFDHEVSAFFPANLDFLCLQEVFDKRAAAKLKEQLHGYFEYILYDVGVYGCHGCCNFKCLNSGLFFASRYPVMDVAYHCYPNGCSFDALASKGALFLKVQVGSTPQDQRIVGYIACTHLHAPPEDSAVRCEQLDLLQDWLADFRKSTSSTSTANPEELVVFDVICGDLNFDNCSSDDKLEQQHSLFTRYKDPCRLGPGEEKPWAIGTLLDTNGLYDEDVCTPDNLQKVLESEEGRREYLAFPTSKSPGAGQKGRKDLLKGNGRRIDYMLHAEEGLCPDWKAEVEEFSFITQLSGLTDHLPVAMRLMVSAGEEEA; translated from the exons ATGGTTTTGTACACGACCCCCTTTCCTAATAGCTGTCTGTCTGCCCTCCACGCCGTGTCCTGGGCCCTCATCTTCCCATGTTACTGGCTGGTGGACCGGCTGTTGGCCTCTTTCATACCCACCACCTATGAGAAGCGCCAGAGGGCAGATGACCCCTGCTGCCTGCAGCTGTTCTGCACGGTCCTCTTCACGCCAGTCTACCTGGCTCTGCTTGTGGCTGCACTGCCCTTTGCCTTTCTCGGGttcatcttctggtctccactgCAGTCTGCCCGCCGGCCCTACTCCTACTCCCGGCTAGAAGACAAGAACCCAGCTGGTGGGGCAGCCCTGCTTAGTGAATGGAAGGGCACGGGGGCAGGCAAAAGCTTTTGCTTCGCCACGGCCAATGTCTGCCTCCTCCCCGACTCACTCGCGAGGCTCAATAATGTGTTCAACACTCAAGCTCGGGCCAAAGAGATTGGGCAGAGAATCCGCAATGGGGCCGCCAGGCCTCAGATCAAGATCTACATCGATTCTCCCACCAACACCTCCATCAGTGCAGCCAGCTTCAGCAGCCTGGTGTCGCCACAGGGTGGTGATGGATCCAGAGCTGTTCCTGGGAGCATTAAGAGGACAGCCTCTGTGGAATACAAGGGGGATGGTGGGCGTCACCCCAGCGACGAGGCTGCCAACGGCCCAGCCTCTGGAGAACAGGCTGACGGAAGCCTTGAGGACAGCTGCATTGTGCGAATTGGTGGCGAGGAAGGAGGTCGGCCACAAGAAGCTGATGACCCTGCTGCCGGGAGCCAAGCCAGGAATGGGGCTGGTGGGACCCCAAAGGGCCAGACACCCAACCACAATCAGCGAGATGGGGATTCTGGGAGCCTGGGCAGCCCCTCAGCCTCCAGGGAGTCCTTGGTGAAGGCACGGGCTGGGCAAGACAGTGGTGGCAGCGGAGAGCCAGGGGCTAACAGCAAGCTGCTGTATAAGACCTCTGTGGTGAAGAAGGCAGCAGCCCGCAGGAGGCGCCACCCTGATGAAGCCTTTGACCACGAGGTCTCAGCCTTCTTCCCGGCCAATCTGGACTTCCTGTGCCTGCAGGAGGTGTTTGACAAGCGTGCGGCTGCTAAGTTGAAAGAGCAGCTACACGGCTACTTCGAGTACATCCTGTATGATGTTGGGGTCTACGGTTGTCATGGTTGCTGCAATTTCAAATGTCTCAACAGCGGTCTCTTCTTCGCCAGCCGCTACCCTGTCATGGACGTGGCCTATCACTGTTACCCCAATGGGTGCAGCTTCGATGCCCTGGCCTCTAAGGGAGCTCTGTTTCTCAAG GTGCAGGTGGGAAGCACACCTCAGGACCAAAGAATTGTTGGGTACATCGCCTGCACACACCTGCATGCCCCACCAG AGGACAGTGCCGTCCGGTGTGAGCAGCTGGACCTGCTTCAGGACTGGCTGGCTGATTTCCGAAAATCTACCTCCTCGACCAGCACAGCCAACCCCGAGGAGCTGGTGGTGTTTGACGTCATCTGTGGAGATTTGAACTTTGATAACTGCTCTTCTG ATGACAAACTGGAGCAGCAGCACTCGCTCTTTACTCGCTACAAAGACCCCTGCCGCCTTGGGCCCGGGGAGGAGAAGCCTTGGGCCATTG GCACCCTGCTGGACACAAACGGTCTCTATGATGAGGATGTGTGTACCCCGGACAACCTTCAAAA GGTGTTGGAGAGCGAGGAAGGCCGCAGGGAGTATCTGGCCTTCCCCACCAGCAAGAGCCCAGGTGCTGGGCAGAAGGGCCGGAAGGATCTGCTGAAGGGCAATGGCCGCCGCATCGACTACATGCTGCACGCCGAGGAGGGGCTGTGCCCTGACTGGAAGGCT GAGGTAGAAGAATTCAGTTTTATCACCCAGCTGTCCGGCCTGACCGACCACCTCCCCGTGGCCATGCGGCTGATGGTGTCTGCAGGGGAAGAGGAGGCATAG